From the genome of Thermoflexus hugenholtzii, one region includes:
- a CDS encoding thiamine diphosphokinase: MIVVVAGGDVEGEALRRATSGARWILAADGGAAHLRAIGVLPHRVIGDLDSMDPETLAWLEAHEVSIERHPVDKDATDLELALDYARTLGTTIRVFGAWGSRLDQTLASLLLLAHPRWAGWDVRFVGAGREAFVIREEGWIEGEPGDRVSLIPLIGDAEGVTLEGLFYPLTEGTLPFGVTLGVSNRMIAPRARVRVRRGLLLVIHERGEG, from the coding sequence ATGATCGTGGTGGTGGCGGGCGGGGACGTTGAGGGCGAGGCGTTGCGCCGGGCGACCTCCGGCGCGCGTTGGATCCTGGCCGCGGATGGGGGGGCGGCCCACCTGCGGGCCATCGGCGTCCTCCCCCATCGGGTGATCGGGGATTTGGATTCCATGGATCCGGAGACCCTCGCCTGGCTGGAGGCCCACGAGGTCTCCATCGAGCGTCATCCGGTGGATAAAGACGCCACGGATCTGGAGCTGGCCCTGGACTACGCCCGAACCCTGGGGACGACCATCCGGGTGTTCGGGGCATGGGGCTCCCGGCTGGATCAGACCCTGGCCTCGCTGCTGCTTCTGGCCCACCCGCGATGGGCAGGCTGGGACGTCCGCTTCGTGGGGGCGGGGCGGGAGGCCTTCGTGATCCGGGAGGAGGGCTGGATCGAGGGGGAGCCGGGAGATCGGGTCTCCCTGATCCCGCTGATCGGGGACGCGGAGGGGGTGACGTTAGAGGGGCTGTTCTACCCTCTGACAGAGGGGACGTTGCCCTTTGGAGTCACCCTGGGGGTGAGCAACCGGATGATCGCCCCCCGGGCCCGGGTGCGGGTCCGACGGGGCCTCCTTCTGGTGATCCACGAGCGGGGAGAGGGTTAA
- a CDS encoding deoxynucleoside kinase translates to MPHWFLAIEGVIGVGKTTLARMLAPALQARPFLERFEENPFLPHFYQDRARYAFPTQIFFLLSRYRQHQELAAHLEHGPVVSDYMFAKDRLFARLNLTGDELALYEQLHQALAEKIPTPTLVLYLRADTDTLMARIALRDRPYERGMDRGYIERLRLAYESFFAAYPGPFLIIDATRNFVQDETVFQEILDQVRGALGLGPAPQPLPIFPAPRPAPPPSPDPLLQAWSDLTRTLDALQQALWRTPRDPVRITQLIETCRAQLEQISEKLSPGT, encoded by the coding sequence ATGCCCCACTGGTTTCTGGCCATCGAAGGCGTGATCGGCGTCGGCAAGACCACCCTGGCCCGCATGCTGGCCCCTGCCCTGCAGGCCCGTCCCTTCCTGGAGCGGTTCGAGGAGAACCCGTTCCTCCCCCACTTCTATCAGGACCGCGCCCGCTATGCCTTCCCCACCCAGATCTTCTTCCTGCTCAGCCGCTACCGGCAGCATCAGGAGCTCGCCGCCCACCTGGAGCACGGGCCGGTGGTCAGCGATTACATGTTCGCCAAGGACCGCCTGTTCGCGCGCCTGAACCTGACCGGGGACGAGCTGGCCCTTTACGAGCAGCTCCACCAGGCCCTGGCGGAGAAGATCCCCACGCCCACCCTGGTCCTCTATCTTCGGGCGGATACCGACACGCTGATGGCCCGCATCGCCCTGCGGGATCGCCCCTACGAGCGCGGGATGGACCGCGGCTACATCGAGCGCCTGCGCCTCGCTTACGAGTCCTTCTTCGCCGCCTACCCCGGTCCCTTCCTGATCATCGACGCCACCCGCAACTTCGTCCAGGACGAAACGGTCTTCCAGGAGATCCTGGATCAGGTCCGCGGCGCCCTGGGCCTCGGCCCCGCCCCCCAACCCCTCCCCATCTTCCCAGCCCCCCGTCCCGCCCCACCCCCCAGCCCGGATCCCCTCCTCCAGGCCTGGAGCGACCTCACCCGCACGCTGGACGCCCTCCAGCAGGCGCTCTGGAGGACCCCCCGCGACCCCGTTCGGATCACCCAGCTCATCGAAACCTGCCGGGCCCAGCTGGAACAGATCTCAGAAAAATTGAGTCCTGGGACCTGA
- a CDS encoding FeoA family protein codes for MRTRCPMCGHVFDPAELQCHTACPIGARCALTCCPQCGYQMPDLERSVGARWLRGLLGRLRPSGPVSVPTLADLPPGRSAVVTDVEEIQGERLARLAQMGLLPGAEVRVLRRRPALIVEVDGMTLALDPAVAARIRVAP; via the coding sequence ATGCGGACGCGCTGTCCGATGTGCGGTCACGTCTTCGATCCGGCCGAGCTGCAGTGCCACACCGCGTGTCCAATCGGCGCGCGATGCGCCCTGACGTGTTGCCCCCAGTGCGGCTACCAGATGCCGGACCTGGAGCGCTCGGTCGGCGCGCGGTGGCTGCGGGGGCTGCTGGGCCGGCTCCGCCCGTCCGGGCCGGTCTCCGTCCCCACGCTGGCCGACCTCCCGCCCGGCCGCTCCGCCGTGGTGACGGACGTGGAGGAGATCCAGGGGGAACGGCTGGCCCGGCTGGCCCAGATGGGCTTGCTCCCCGGCGCGGAAGTCCGGGTTCTCCGGAGGCGCCCCGCGCTGATCGTGGAGGTGGACGGCATGACCCTGGCCCTGGATCCCGCCGTGGCCGCGCGCATCCGGGTGGCCCCCTGA
- a CDS encoding lamin tail domain-containing protein, producing MHRVRRLILSLLLGLTGALIAFLVPPRAFQAGRPPVWITAVHPDGVFSGEPDEAVQLTVLGTEPIDLSGWTLRDRITGTGGVRFPAGFLITPPASLWIAHHALSFTLAFGRPPDAAVFPDGLDGVRPISGTWPGFANAGDEVVLRDAAGTLVDAVLYGEGYTETLGWQGRLLQVYGVPGTRTEGRLLVRRTDPATGLPLDTDTASDWASDREDPWTGRRMRFPGWAPERFGTPFRLSGTFPMTLIIAPDHAFEAVSAWIDAAQHSIRGELFTFEHPRLAERLAAAARRGVSVTLLLDGTPPGGLTDDARYACRLLREAGGQCLIMRNMPAASPPALRRYAYAHAKFLVADDRRVLIGTENLSPRAMPDDPKDDGTLGQRGVLVAFESAEMAGFLTDLFRFDTDPVFRDVVPLMEDPPLTYTPPLSLGGTAYPVRFREPIPITATEVALIVGPEGILDFENPMWRPLRSAGAGDVLRVQQLALPPWWGPSAADPGIAPVISPNLILATLIEAAGRGASVQIMLDRFYDDPNAPRGNSATAAYLEALRATSPTLSATLQVRLGNPGGGGLHNKMFLLRRGEEPYVILGSANGTETSHKLNRELMLIFRSEEGFHALAELFRFDWELARPKIYLPLVFRDHRPPHLLISEVLVNAFGIDPNEEWVEIYNPGGEPLDLSLHRIGDAATPGDYEGMYRFPPGATIAPGQVRIIAVSAQAFRMRYGIPPDFELAGTDPEVPDLLPDSTWGRGTWNLNNTQDEVVLLGPEGEVDRVEWGSAPRCPAPPRGQSLERYPAGRDTDTCADWRIQPFPSPRTVPGP from the coding sequence ATGCACCGCGTCCGCCGCCTGATCCTCTCTCTGCTGCTGGGCCTGACCGGCGCCCTCATCGCCTTCCTCGTCCCGCCCCGCGCCTTCCAGGCCGGCCGACCTCCGGTGTGGATCACCGCCGTCCATCCGGACGGCGTTTTCTCCGGCGAGCCCGACGAAGCGGTGCAGCTCACCGTCCTCGGGACGGAACCCATCGATCTCAGCGGGTGGACGCTGCGGGATCGCATCACGGGGACCGGTGGGGTGCGCTTCCCCGCGGGCTTCCTCATCACCCCGCCCGCCTCCCTCTGGATCGCCCACCACGCCCTCTCGTTCACCCTCGCCTTCGGCCGTCCTCCGGACGCCGCGGTCTTCCCGGACGGGCTGGATGGGGTGCGGCCGATCAGCGGGACGTGGCCGGGCTTCGCCAACGCCGGCGATGAGGTAGTCCTCCGCGACGCCGCCGGCACCCTGGTGGACGCGGTGCTGTATGGAGAGGGTTACACGGAGACCCTGGGCTGGCAGGGGCGCCTCCTCCAGGTTTACGGCGTCCCGGGCACCCGCACCGAAGGGCGTCTCCTGGTCCGACGGACGGATCCGGCCACAGGACTTCCCCTGGATACCGACACCGCCTCCGACTGGGCCAGCGATCGGGAGGATCCGTGGACCGGGCGCCGCATGCGGTTCCCGGGCTGGGCCCCGGAGCGCTTCGGGACCCCGTTCCGCCTGAGCGGGACCTTCCCGATGACCCTGATCATCGCCCCGGATCACGCCTTCGAGGCGGTCTCGGCCTGGATCGATGCGGCGCAACATTCCATCCGGGGGGAGCTCTTCACGTTCGAGCATCCCCGGTTGGCGGAGCGCCTCGCCGCCGCCGCCCGCCGCGGGGTCTCGGTCACCCTGCTGCTGGACGGCACGCCTCCGGGCGGCCTCACGGACGACGCCCGCTACGCCTGCCGGCTCTTGCGGGAGGCCGGTGGCCAGTGTCTGATCATGCGCAACATGCCCGCGGCCAGCCCGCCGGCCCTGCGCCGCTACGCCTACGCCCACGCCAAATTCCTGGTGGCAGACGACCGGCGGGTGCTGATCGGGACGGAGAACCTGAGCCCCCGGGCGATGCCCGATGATCCGAAGGACGATGGCACGCTGGGCCAGCGCGGCGTCCTGGTGGCCTTCGAGTCCGCCGAGATGGCAGGCTTCCTGACCGATCTCTTCCGCTTCGACACGGACCCCGTCTTCCGGGACGTCGTCCCCCTGATGGAAGATCCTCCCCTCACCTACACCCCGCCCCTCTCCCTGGGCGGGACCGCTTACCCGGTCCGTTTCCGGGAGCCGATCCCGATCACCGCCACCGAGGTCGCCCTCATCGTCGGACCGGAGGGCATCCTGGATTTCGAGAACCCGATGTGGCGTCCGCTGCGTTCGGCCGGCGCGGGGGACGTCCTCCGGGTTCAGCAGCTGGCCCTGCCGCCCTGGTGGGGGCCCAGCGCGGCGGATCCCGGCATCGCCCCGGTGATCTCCCCCAACCTGATCCTGGCCACCCTCATCGAGGCCGCCGGGCGCGGGGCATCGGTGCAGATCATGCTGGATCGCTTTTACGATGATCCGAACGCCCCACGGGGGAACAGCGCCACCGCCGCCTATCTGGAAGCCCTCCGAGCGACGAGCCCGACCCTCTCCGCCACCCTCCAGGTGCGTCTGGGCAACCCCGGCGGGGGCGGCCTGCACAACAAGATGTTCCTCCTCCGTCGAGGGGAAGAGCCCTACGTGATCCTGGGTTCGGCCAACGGGACGGAGACCTCCCACAAGCTGAACCGGGAGCTGATGCTGATCTTCCGGTCGGAGGAAGGGTTCCATGCCCTGGCGGAGCTGTTCCGGTTCGACTGGGAGCTCGCCCGGCCGAAGATCTACCTGCCCCTGGTCTTTCGGGATCACCGCCCGCCGCATCTGTTGATCAGCGAGGTGCTGGTCAACGCCTTCGGGATCGACCCCAACGAAGAGTGGGTGGAGATCTACAACCCCGGCGGCGAGCCCCTGGATCTCTCGCTGCATCGCATCGGCGACGCGGCGACGCCGGGGGACTATGAGGGGATGTATCGCTTTCCGCCCGGCGCCACCATCGCCCCCGGCCAGGTCCGGATCATCGCCGTCTCCGCCCAGGCCTTCCGCATGCGTTACGGGATCCCGCCGGACTTCGAGCTGGCTGGGACCGATCCCGAGGTCCCGGATCTCCTTCCCGATTCGACCTGGGGACGGGGAACCTGGAACCTCAACAACACGCAGGATGAGGTGGTCCTGCTGGGGCCGGAGGGAGAGGTGGACCGGGTGGAATGGGGGAGCGCGCCCCGCTGCCCGGCTCCGCCTCGGGGGCAGAGCCTCGAGCGCTACCCGGCGGGGCGAGACACGGACACCTGCGCCGACTGGCGGATCCAGCCCTTCCCCTCCCCCAGGACGGTCCCCGGACCCTAA
- a CDS encoding GNAT family N-acetyltransferase, with product MPRSIEAIRIVQEPLSGSADLIDLYFRAYQPLGDYFYRHRAEVKAYLKWLRHRDPTGSFIAYDGPRPVGFIATDSHWDHGTVGAIHELVVDPEYQGMGLGRALLLRGMAYLRARGCRECELWVGERNERARALYRNLGFQENGRWGKWVRMTRSLDDLPEVLAPEALTARPAPPDLSP from the coding sequence TTGCCGCGCTCCATCGAAGCCATCCGCATCGTCCAGGAGCCCCTATCCGGCTCCGCGGATCTGATCGATCTCTACTTCCGCGCCTATCAGCCGCTGGGGGACTACTTCTACCGCCATCGCGCAGAAGTGAAGGCCTACCTGAAATGGCTCCGCCACCGCGATCCCACGGGCTCCTTCATCGCCTACGATGGCCCGCGCCCGGTCGGCTTCATCGCCACCGACTCCCACTGGGACCACGGGACGGTGGGGGCGATCCATGAGCTGGTGGTGGACCCCGAGTATCAGGGCATGGGGCTGGGGCGCGCGCTGCTGCTGCGGGGGATGGCCTACCTGCGCGCCCGGGGCTGTCGGGAGTGCGAGCTCTGGGTGGGGGAGCGCAACGAGCGGGCCCGGGCCCTCTACCGGAACCTCGGCTTCCAGGAGAACGGCCGCTGGGGGAAATGGGTCCGGATGACCCGTTCCCTCGACGACCTGCCCGAGGTCCTCGCCCCCGAAGCCCTGACCGCTCGCCCCGCCCCACCCGATCTCAGCCCGTGA
- a CDS encoding response regulator transcription factor has protein sequence MKKILLIEDDVELARFLAWQLEQNNYQALVAHSGPEGLALLQAQRPDLILLDLMLPGMDGWEVLRAIRATSEIPVIIISALGAESDIVRGLEAGADDYLTKPFGPRQLLARVQAVLRRYESTTARGVYDNGRLYVNLITQEVRVDGRPVELTPTEFRLLSTLARFAGRPLTHDFLLREVWGEEHVQDRGYLKLYIWYLRQKIEPDPDHPLFIRTERGIGYRLVGPDELGTVE, from the coding sequence GTGAAAAAGATCCTGCTGATCGAAGACGACGTGGAGCTCGCCCGCTTCCTGGCCTGGCAGCTGGAACAGAACAACTACCAGGCTCTCGTCGCCCACAGCGGCCCGGAAGGCCTCGCTCTCCTGCAAGCGCAGAGGCCCGACCTGATCCTTCTGGACCTGATGCTGCCTGGCATGGACGGCTGGGAGGTCCTGCGGGCCATCCGCGCCACCTCCGAGATCCCCGTGATCATCATCAGCGCCCTGGGAGCGGAGTCCGATATCGTGCGCGGCCTGGAGGCCGGCGCGGATGATTACCTGACCAAGCCCTTCGGCCCCCGCCAGCTCCTGGCTCGCGTCCAGGCTGTCCTGCGGCGCTACGAGTCCACTACCGCCCGCGGGGTCTACGACAACGGCCGCCTCTACGTCAACCTGATCACCCAGGAGGTCCGGGTCGACGGACGCCCGGTGGAGCTGACGCCCACGGAGTTCCGGCTCCTCTCCACCCTCGCCCGCTTCGCCGGCCGCCCCCTCACCCACGACTTCCTCCTCCGGGAGGTATGGGGGGAGGAGCACGTCCAGGACCGCGGCTACCTCAAGCTCTACATCTGGTATCTCCGCCAGAAGATCGAGCCGGACCCCGATCACCCGCTCTTCATCCGAACGGAGCGGGGGATCGGCTACCGGCTCGTCGGCCCGGACGAGCTGGGGACGGTGGAGTAA
- a CDS encoding type II toxin-antitoxin system RelE/ParE family toxin: MVLRITERAQRALEELHPKHREQVMRRIRQLERAQRPLLTKIRHDRGELLSYRAGEYRIYLTWDEHTLWVEDIRKRNDAYR; this comes from the coding sequence ATGGTGCTTCGGATCACAGAGCGAGCCCAGCGCGCGCTGGAAGAGCTGCATCCCAAGCATCGGGAGCAGGTCATGCGGCGGATCCGTCAGCTGGAGCGAGCCCAGCGCCCCCTGCTGACGAAGATCCGCCATGATCGGGGAGAATTATTGTCTTATCGGGCAGGCGAGTATCGGATCTACCTGACCTGGGACGAGCATACGCTTTGGGTTGAGGACATCCGCAAGCGGAACGATGCCTATCGTTGA
- a CDS encoding NACHT domain-containing NTPase → MGFPGAWRFDPLSALIGAMLALLGVGLLYAVRRPLQARYAALRGRLEQAGQRLRLAAESQYRQWLAEQLPHWIAWSALDPRLARCLIEPALLPPPPYPSTRIQTPPSEDPIPLRQALRATRRLFIYGPPGSGRTGALCYLIWEALAGRPDGEAPLPLYVRLPLIEPDPTASPEALLLRFLGRIVPLILRPRLDGMIRTALKDGSALLLLDELEEVPPPRRPEVIRWLGRLVEAYPELRIVVAGDHFPTQPLEAMGFVALPLAPWSRAQVERFLEGWAEATGIPLPDLRERSAAWRQDRTGRWRPADVAAALALGSERPGDPGLYDAILERLLQGIIGKTALTMPGARLVLGRVALRLLEEERFPITLEDLEETIRQTLPELAAPAARRQMDAAIEALTAPGRPIVPIDEEHGHFRHPLLQAYLAAWAIAQAGDPAPLARHLDDPRWEAVFTFYAALGPMIGIVERALSEPDDAFHTRLLRVAEWIAVASPQAPWRADGMAALARAFLKPGLPPTLRRRLAEALVRTGDRGVPVLFRKALRHSDPEIRLAAVRGLGWLGQESDLPFLEQALSDPDPEVRRAAVIALGEHGTEPAMQRLVLLLLEAEEEIRILAAEALRNYPEGPQLLQEATEEADWRVRRAAAFALAGFREEWAKTRLEALAREDREWLVRSAAQDALARWGAGREPASPDLRPVVLEQLGWLIEWAVREGEGVGGGSARQSLYRALERGEPEVQRAALLTLARIGEADDLAAIRAVAFDPRVDALTRDLALRALEAIARRTGARVL, encoded by the coding sequence GTGGGATTCCCCGGCGCATGGCGCTTCGATCCCCTCTCCGCCCTGATCGGGGCCATGCTGGCCCTGCTCGGCGTCGGATTGCTTTATGCGGTCCGGCGTCCCCTGCAAGCCCGCTACGCCGCGCTGAGAGGCCGCCTGGAGCAGGCCGGCCAGCGCCTGCGCCTCGCCGCCGAGTCCCAGTATCGCCAGTGGCTGGCCGAACAGCTCCCCCACTGGATCGCCTGGTCCGCCCTGGATCCCCGGCTCGCCCGTTGCCTGATCGAGCCCGCCCTGCTCCCGCCGCCCCCCTATCCCTCCACCCGCATCCAGACGCCCCCCTCGGAGGATCCCATCCCCCTGCGGCAGGCGCTGCGGGCAACCCGACGGCTCTTCATCTACGGCCCTCCCGGCAGCGGCCGCACCGGCGCCCTCTGCTACCTGATCTGGGAGGCCCTGGCCGGGCGCCCAGATGGGGAGGCGCCGCTTCCCCTCTACGTGCGCCTCCCGCTCATCGAACCCGATCCCACTGCCTCGCCCGAGGCCCTGCTCCTCAGGTTCCTGGGCCGGATAGTCCCCCTCATCCTCCGACCCCGCCTGGACGGGATGATCCGGACCGCCCTGAAGGATGGAAGCGCCCTCCTGCTCCTCGACGAGCTGGAGGAGGTCCCTCCTCCCCGCCGGCCGGAGGTCATCCGCTGGCTGGGACGGCTCGTCGAGGCCTATCCTGAGCTTCGCATCGTGGTGGCGGGGGATCACTTCCCCACCCAGCCCCTGGAGGCAATGGGCTTCGTCGCCCTCCCGCTGGCTCCCTGGTCCAGAGCCCAGGTTGAGCGATTCCTCGAGGGATGGGCGGAGGCGACGGGGATCCCCCTCCCGGATCTCCGGGAGCGATCCGCCGCATGGCGCCAGGATCGGACGGGACGCTGGCGTCCGGCGGATGTGGCGGCTGCCCTCGCCCTGGGATCCGAACGCCCAGGGGATCCGGGGCTCTACGACGCCATCCTGGAACGCCTGCTCCAGGGGATCATCGGGAAGACCGCGCTGACCATGCCCGGCGCCCGGCTGGTCCTCGGGCGGGTGGCTTTGCGGCTCCTGGAGGAGGAACGCTTTCCGATCACCCTGGAGGATCTGGAAGAGACCATCCGCCAGACCCTCCCGGAGCTGGCGGCCCCGGCCGCCCGACGTCAGATGGACGCCGCCATCGAAGCCCTCACCGCCCCCGGCCGGCCCATCGTCCCCATCGATGAGGAGCACGGACACTTCCGCCATCCCCTCCTCCAGGCGTATCTGGCGGCGTGGGCAATCGCCCAAGCCGGCGATCCGGCGCCCCTTGCGCGCCATCTCGATGATCCGCGATGGGAAGCCGTCTTCACGTTCTACGCGGCCCTTGGACCGATGATCGGGATCGTCGAACGCGCCTTGTCGGAGCCCGACGACGCCTTCCACACGCGGCTGCTGCGGGTAGCCGAGTGGATCGCCGTGGCCTCGCCCCAGGCGCCATGGCGCGCGGACGGGATGGCCGCCCTGGCCCGGGCCTTTCTGAAGCCCGGCCTGCCCCCCACCCTGCGCCGGCGCCTCGCCGAGGCTCTGGTCCGCACCGGCGACCGGGGGGTGCCGGTGCTGTTCCGCAAAGCCCTCCGCCACTCGGACCCTGAGATCCGTCTCGCTGCGGTCCGCGGGCTGGGATGGCTGGGGCAGGAGAGCGACCTGCCCTTCCTGGAGCAGGCCCTGTCGGATCCCGATCCTGAGGTCCGCCGGGCCGCGGTGATCGCCCTGGGGGAGCACGGCACCGAACCCGCCATGCAACGGCTGGTTCTTCTGCTCCTGGAGGCCGAAGAGGAAATCCGGATCCTGGCGGCGGAGGCGCTGCGGAACTACCCGGAGGGCCCTCAGCTGCTCCAGGAGGCGACGGAGGAGGCGGACTGGCGCGTGCGGCGGGCGGCCGCCTTCGCCCTGGCTGGCTTTCGGGAGGAGTGGGCGAAGACCCGGCTGGAGGCCCTGGCTCGAGAGGATCGGGAGTGGCTGGTGCGCTCGGCCGCCCAGGACGCCCTGGCCCGCTGGGGGGCCGGCCGGGAGCCCGCCTCGCCCGACCTGCGCCCGGTGGTCCTCGAGCAGCTGGGGTGGCTGATCGAGTGGGCGGTGCGGGAAGGAGAAGGAGTTGGGGGCGGGTCGGCCCGGCAAAGCCTGTATCGGGCGCTGGAACGAGGGGAGCCAGAGGTGCAGCGGGCGGCGTTGCTCACCCTGGCCCGGATCGGGGAGGCCGACGACCTGGCCGCTATCCGGGCTGTGGCCTTCGATCCCCGGGTGGACGCGCTGACCCGCGATCTCGCCCTCCGCGCCCTGGAGGCCATCGCCCGCCGCACCGGCGCCCGGGTGCTGTAG
- a CDS encoding phenylacetate--CoA ligase family protein — MGPGFLAAEGSSLPGRREWAAWIPPRGIPERSFGWDPQRDLALRKAFITAEPLPASLRQDLQRFGLSVRQGYGTAECGCLGYECEREEGLHVPEDAYVELCDPQTGEPVPPGELGEIVVTLFHPAYALIRFGTGDLSRWLPEPCPCGRATPRLAGILGRVGEAVKVRGMFLHPRQMEAVFARFPEVQAYQAVIDREAHVDRLTFRVVLREPPSDPEAVRARLREAIRDGLRFQAEILLIPPEELPPGSPRLLDLRRWD; from the coding sequence ATAGGGCCAGGGTTCCTCGCGGCCGAAGGCTCTTCCCTTCCTGGCCGGAGGGAGTGGGCGGCATGGATTCCCCCGCGCGGCATCCCGGAGAGGTCCTTCGGATGGGATCCCCAGCGGGATCTGGCGCTGCGCAAGGCGTTCATCACCGCCGAACCCCTCCCCGCCTCCCTGCGTCAGGACCTGCAACGATTCGGGCTGTCCGTGCGCCAGGGCTACGGCACCGCGGAGTGCGGCTGCCTGGGTTACGAATGCGAGCGGGAGGAAGGGCTTCACGTGCCGGAGGATGCTTACGTCGAGCTGTGCGACCCCCAGACCGGTGAGCCGGTTCCCCCGGGCGAGCTGGGGGAGATCGTGGTCACCCTCTTCCATCCGGCCTACGCGCTGATCCGCTTCGGGACCGGGGATCTCTCCCGCTGGCTGCCGGAGCCCTGCCCCTGCGGGCGCGCCACCCCACGCCTGGCCGGGATCCTGGGCCGGGTGGGCGAAGCGGTCAAGGTGCGGGGGATGTTCCTGCACCCCCGCCAGATGGAAGCCGTCTTCGCCCGCTTCCCCGAGGTCCAGGCCTACCAGGCCGTGATCGACCGGGAAGCCCACGTCGACCGCCTGACCTTCCGGGTGGTCCTCCGGGAGCCGCCCTCCGATCCGGAGGCCGTGCGGGCGCGCCTGCGAGAGGCCATCCGGGATGGGTTGCGCTTCCAGGCGGAGATCCTCCTGATCCCTCCTGAAGAACTCCCTCCGGGAAGCCCGCGCCTGCTGGATCTCCGACGCTGGGATTAG
- a CDS encoding SDR family NAD(P)-dependent oxidoreductase encodes MADPALPDLLSLKGKRALITGAASGIGRAIALRFAEAGANLELVDRDEEGLRRLRETLRESRVEVHIHRADLSRKEEIEALWARLKGHSVEILVNNAGVYTFRPFEEIDEAFYDGAMAVNLDAVFWMCQAFIRALPRGRGGAIVNISSVEAFLPFAEGLVHYDAAKLGVVALTRAIAREFGRRGIRANVLIPGGIRTEGVRRLQRETLRRLNIRRMILAFHFNARLPMGRFGDPDEVARAALFLASDLASYVNGAVLAVDGGFLSS; translated from the coding sequence ATGGCGGATCCCGCGCTTCCGGACCTTCTCTCCCTGAAAGGGAAGAGAGCGCTCATCACCGGGGCGGCGTCCGGGATCGGGAGGGCCATCGCCCTCCGGTTCGCGGAGGCCGGGGCGAACCTGGAGCTCGTGGATCGGGACGAAGAGGGCCTTCGACGCCTTCGCGAAACGCTCCGGGAGAGCCGGGTGGAGGTCCACATCCATCGAGCGGATCTCTCCCGCAAGGAGGAGATCGAGGCCCTGTGGGCGCGGCTCAAAGGCCACTCGGTGGAGATCCTGGTGAACAACGCAGGGGTTTACACGTTCCGGCCTTTCGAGGAGATCGATGAAGCCTTCTATGACGGGGCCATGGCGGTGAACCTGGACGCCGTCTTCTGGATGTGCCAGGCGTTCATCCGCGCTTTACCCCGGGGACGAGGGGGTGCTATCGTGAACATCAGCTCGGTGGAGGCCTTCCTGCCCTTTGCGGAGGGGCTCGTTCACTACGACGCCGCCAAACTGGGCGTGGTGGCCCTGACGCGCGCCATCGCCAGAGAGTTCGGCCGCCGGGGGATCCGGGCCAACGTCCTGATCCCTGGGGGGATCCGAACAGAAGGCGTGCGCCGGCTCCAGCGGGAGACCCTCCGAAGGCTGAACATCCGGCGGATGATCCTCGCCTTCCACTTCAACGCCCGGCTTCCCATGGGCCGGTTCGGGGATCCGGATGAGGTGGCCCGGGCCGCCCTTTTTCTGGCCAGCGATCTGGCCAGCTATGTCAACGGAGCGGTCCTCGCCGTGGATGGTGGATTCCTCTCGAGTTAG